In Oreochromis niloticus isolate F11D_XX linkage group LG18, O_niloticus_UMD_NMBU, whole genome shotgun sequence, one genomic interval encodes:
- the lrrc53 gene encoding uncharacterized protein lrrc53 isoform X3 — protein MYSLSHNNISELARESFRNLPFLHTLLLDHNLLNSESLQGGALMNLTQLQVLTLGHNIISMIQGGWFKGAKALQSLTLEGNLLTSLDSGSFPLNDLRELRNLDLSDNLIQHVDRNSFRGLVSLTTLDLSRNRLSSAPVDAFSYLTWLTNLNLDLNSWNCSCQLLELADFLSTFIQQPDKILYNGRRMVCASADNPAVTTVLELTDANCVPSNQNITVHIEPRASVTPQLYARDLVITAVICFIGGVGLTLLIVLIYYQVSRKKKMKESKRLKEQEEGSSSTANHRVNHLDVRERRRDVFLQENSRQQWNKDAMTLDTWANEPGDQFRFRTDENSGCFSCPDCSSDAPQLNPVRRENRMNGGIEAEVDRERRKIRRIPDEEGKRTEVQHRILNRDTPNKFVFQENTNSSSYPQSEAFSQRAEILPACKNGRNVNNHRTHAEVKIKGYESLRCESCHRTYRAEQDMRQRKIGTNPGDFALPNGFSSQYRLNERGRNAHNHSDMMKNTELKRVIRNVSFDLQSSRTLEEGNSQIEDKREEEVIRDKRKRREKRQKVQSSRLVKVKLNLNPLRKSKVHPRKKIEQGPLEKSSSKKSKEKRTDGKECEEKKEKGKSSEKKMRKSSKTETLTEDGNKEEEVGGEEGQKSQTLSEKTTSKSDNSNQKSTEESRYPENNQSVQSSSAADQSGSAIVSGHGQSLLGNKYQGAGLTLGSAQHSSTNLSLLGSAGSQLNGSSLSLQGGNFLLSTLASGSKLLFPRGPAPSIAFSGPNMASSGAPDMLSRQAAGGVLSAANPFHVSATPQTGGAPLNLAANPGVNPAAVQSASQSPMLPDSAPLVAKPKPEPAQGQVIQNAGLHQLSVEPQAPTTKENLPASQDCMSEDAPKRLEPVSTVENISISNSQAETRNVPVGTMVDISVGVVAQTEVPAVERYGASMQEAGISGVSVPGISTESESSTAAALLQQEYLPEEGGSPSLRRKLRLVLPEKTSSRPLTALERKIR, from the exons ATGTACA GTTTGAGCCATAACAACATCTCAGAACTTGCTAGAGAGTCTTTCAGAAATCTGCCCTTCCTCCACACATTACTGCTGGACCACAACCTCCTGAACAGTGAGTCTCTACAGGGTGGAGCTCTGATGAATCTAACCCAGCTACAGGTCCTTACCTTGGGCCATAATATCATTAGCATG ATCCAGGGTGGCTGGTTTAAAGGTGCCAAGGCTCTCCAGAGTCTTACACTGGAGGGAAACCTGCTCACCAGCTTAGATTCTGGTTCCTTCCCTCTAAATGACCTCAGAGAGCTGAGGAATCTGGATCTGTCAGATAATCTGATTCAACATGTGGACAGAAACAG TTTCCGTGGCTTGGTGAGCCTGACGACTCTGGATCTTTCCAGAAACCGCCTGAGTTCTGCTCCTGTGGATGCTTTTTCTTACCTCACCTGGCTGACAAATCTCAACCTGGACCTCAACTCATGGAATTGCTCCTGTCAGCTGCTGGAGCTCGCCGACTTCCTTTCCACCTTCATCCAACAACCTGACAAG ATCCTCTACAATGGCCGTAGGATGGTGTGTGCGAGCGCTGACAACCCAGCTGTAACCACAGTGCTGGAGCTGACTGATGCCAATTGTGTCCCGTCCAATCAGAACATCACAGTGCATATAGAGCCAAGAGCCAGCGTAACGCCTCAGTTGTATGCTCGAGATCTAGTCATCACTGCAGTCATCTGCTTTATCG GTGGCGTTGGCTTGACTCTGCTGATAGTTCTGATTTACTATCAAGTGTCtcgaaagaaaaaaatgaaagaaagtaaAAGACTGAAAGAGCAAGAAGAAGGAAGCAGCAGCACGGCTAACCACCGTGTTAATCACCTTGATGttagagagaggaggagggatgTTTTCTTGCAAGAAAACAGCAGGCAGCAATGGAACAAGGATGCCATGACTTTGGACACATGGGCAAATGAACCTGGAGACCAGTTTAGATTTAGAACTGATGAGAACAGTGGCTGTTTCAGCTGTCCTGACTGCAGCAGTGATGCACCACAGCTGAACCCAGTGAGAAGAGAAAACAGGATGAATGGAGGGATTGAGGCAGAGGTggacagagaaaggagaaaaataagaagGATACCCGATGAGGAGGGGAAAAGGACAGAAGTTCAGCATAGAATCTTGAACAGGGACACCCCTAACAAGTTTGTTTTTCAAGAAAATACAAATTCATCTTCTTATCCACAGAGTGAAGCCTTTAGTCAGAGAGCAGAGATCCTGCCAGCCTGTAAGAACGGCAGAAACGTGAACAATCACAGGACACATGCAGAAGTAAAGATTAAAGGATATGAGAGTTTACGCTGTGAAAGTTGTCACAGGACATACAGAGCAGAGCAGGACATGAGACAACGGAAGATTGGAACCAATCCAGGAGACTTTGCTCTGCCTAACGGCTTCTCTTCTCAGTACAGGCTGAATGAAAGAGGAAGGAATGCTCATAACCACTCTGACATGATGAAGAACACAGAGTTGAAAAGAGTAATCAgaaatgtgtcatttgatctgcAGAGTTCAAGAACCCTGGAGGAAGGAAATAGTCAAATTGAGGACAAGAGAGAGGAGGAAGTAATAAGagacaaaagaaagagaagagaaaagaggcagaaagtTCAATCCAGCCGGTTGGTGAAGGTCAAACTAAACTTGAATCCACTACGAAAAAGCAAAGTCCATCCAAGGAAGAAAATTGAGCAGGGTCCTTTGGAGAAAAGCAGCTCcaagaaaagcaaagaaaaaagaacggATGGAAAAgaatgtgaggaaaagaaagaaaaaggaaagtctagcgagaaaaaaatgagaaaatcctCCAAGACTGAGACATTGACTGAGGATGGAAACAAGGAAGAAGAGGTCGGAGGAGAAGAAGGACAGAAAAGCCAAACACTCTCTGAAAAAACAACTTCCAAAAGTGATAACAGTAACCAGAAAAGTACAGAAGAGAGTAGATACCCAGAGAACAACCAGTCTGTGCAAAGCAGCAGTGCTGCTGACCAATCAGGGTCCGCTATTGTTAGTGGGCATGGGCAAAGTCTGCTGGGTAATAAGTATCAAGGAGCTGGCCTAACTCTGGGTAGTGCTCAGCATTCGTCTACCAACCTCTCACTGCTTGGCTCAGCTGGCTCACAGCTAAATGGCAGCAGCCTCTCTCTTCAAGGGGGGAACTTTCTGCTCAGCACCTTGGCCTCAGGATCAAAATTGCTGTTCCCCAGAGGTCCAGCTCCTAGTATAGCATTCAGTGGGCCTAACATGGCTTCAAGTGGTGCTCCGGACATGCTTAGCAGACAAGCTGCAGGAGGAGTTCTGTCTGCTGCTAACCCTTTCCATGTAAGTGCAACACCTCAGACTGGAGGAGCTCCCTTGAACTTAGCAGCAAACCCAGGTGTTAATCCTGCAGCTGTCCAGTCCGCCTCTCAGAGCCCAATGCTTCCTGACAGCGCTCCTCTTGTAGCTAAGCCAAAACCTGAACCAGCACAGGGACAAGTCATTCAGAATGCAGGACTGCATCAGCTATCTGTTGAACCTCAAGCACCCACAACCAAAGAGAACCTCCCTGCCTCGCAGGATTGTATGTCTGAGGATGCCCCTAAAAGACTCGAACCAGTGAGCACAGTGGAGAATATATCAATTAGTAACAGTCAGGCAGAGACTAGGAATGTACCTGTTGGTACAATGGTTGATATATCAGTAGGGGTTGTGGCTCAAACTGAGGTGCCTGCAGTGGAGAGGTATGGAGCCAGCATGCAGGAGGCAGGCATATCAGGTGTCTCTGTGCCTGGTATATCCACAGAGAGTGAATCCTCCACAGCAGCTGCtctgctgcagcaagagtacctGCCTGAGGAAGGAGGCTCCCCCTCCCTCAGGAGGAAGCTGAGACTGGTGCTTCCTGAGAAGACATCCAGCCGTCCTCTCACTGCTCTGGAGAGGAAAATACGTTAG